A genomic stretch from Panthera uncia isolate 11264 chromosome E3, Puncia_PCG_1.0, whole genome shotgun sequence includes:
- the APOBR gene encoding apolipoprotein B receptor isoform X5 encodes MDFLRLHLPGLHQALRGALDSLSTFVSYLMGDEVPTVERREARAAEELGEVAAGRPEETEEKGAQEALEGLGGSQSKEGGGLREPREAGRYQEGGSATKQTWDWEEGSSHGSQANRQLTGAWEAAKAARCQEPSAHLEAKKTSGAGSKAGRDNGSQTQESRGPNEQEVNREETRRTWEQEEEAEEIREGKPGVAGKAESEWTWQREPEGKVAGDSRESLEQVFKEAVAEEIQAPRAKEAGKEGEVMVVLRGSQSTRVEKTRESGTESEAGTTSGREEEARTASGREEAETTSGREEEAETTSGREEEAGTTSGREEEAGITLGRAEAGTTSVGKEGNLSGAREPEYGEVVSRERISEGTGRTWAIEEAAREDQEEEVDEKRKAEMSISPKQSQALGTEGVEEAVKDQLAGRESAGGQGSEGEGEGFEVQADRDGEEAEGRQALVNRTVAFGLEEVVQAEKAKEEGESCWIAEAELPKNKVANEAEGDAGLEATPEASLEKECRGEKSEGEAQTGGEGLALEGSGLEHEVTEGQDPELMAAPQTPTEQPEEGLGEEEEPRGIPALNKEETERSPEEYPRNLGYGKPGASGTEAQRRDLEGGDSHKEKADAEEGEEEAVGSQASEEAEEAEEAEEAEGGQESALPDVQEAGGEWNKAEEAGCGAEEGEARGAQSQEPGGGRFSAGAGAGRALGESDARDTEDEEAEATVPCRADTTSSGVWGLEEAALSLQDREDTGVSSSAAEIAGDKADGRAAAPGRGPKREAGEAWESEGRREAGGGKELVEAAWEKTRGGPEFGLEGSADMEVNSRGGPEEAFEAGDGEPRGECAEVRESAAAEGGCGMDGFTWGSQVARAEGATATVEAEGLPGGQTPPREQEAAGWQLKEQGQGGEGQRGDLHPEKEAQRPLDVEGVEVTEDQRAEAEEIVPEGPEDIQGQEDQSTYQEPGPRGETAASTGGDAHGSWSEALLPGSRLDVSVSRSRVLLSRSSSQRRSRPSFRRTPAPERQEEPPSPPPEEEPSAPEQRLLRPEEPPEASPPRPEGTPPPARRRPLGHGFGLAHPGMMQELQARLGRPKPQ; translated from the exons atGGATTTCCTCCGGCTCCATCTCCCTGGGCTGCATCAGGCCTTGAGGGGGGCATTG GATTCCCTCAGCACCTTTGTCTCCTACCTTATGGGCGACGAGGTCCCCACTgtagagaggagggaggcaaggGCAGCTGAGGAACTGGGGGAGGTGGCTGCAGGAAGGCCAGAGGAGACTGAAGAGAAGGGAGCCCAGGAGGCCCTTGAGGGCCTTGGAGGCAGCCAAAGCAAGGAGGGTGGAGGGCTGAGAGAGCCTAGAGAGGCTGGAAGGTACCAGGAGGGAGGTTCAGCTACAAAACAGACCTGGGATTGGGAAGAAGGCAGCTCCCATGGGTCTCAAGCAAACAGGCAGCTCACTGGGGCCTGGGAAGCAGCCAAGGCTGCCAGGTGCCAGGAGCCAAGTGCCCACTTAGAGGCCAAAAAGACGTCTGGGGCAGGGTCTAAGGCTGGTCGAGACAACGGCAGCCAAACCCAGGAGAGTCGAGGGCCCAATGAGCAGGAAGTGAACAGAGAGGAGACACGGAGAACCtgggaacaggaggaggaggcggaAGAGATCAGGGAAGGGAAGCCAGGGGTGGCCGGAAAGGCGGAGTCAGAATGGACCTGGCAGAGGGAGCCCGAGGGGAAGGTAGCAGGGGACAGCAGGGAGTCATTAGAGCAGGTGTTCAAGGAGGCAGTTGCAGAGGAGATCCAGGCGCCTAGGGCCAAagaggctgggaaggaaggagaggtgaTGGTGGTCCTAAGGGGTAGCCAAAGCACAAGGGTAGAGAAAACACGGGAGtcagggacagaatctgaagctgggaCAACCtcaggcagggaggaagaggccAGGACAGCCtcaggcagggaggaggcagagacaac ctcaggcagggaggaggaggccgAGACAACctcaggcagggaggaggaggccgGGACAAC ctcaggcagggaggaggaggccgGGATAACTTTAGGCAGGGCAGAGGCCGGGACAACCTCAGTTGGGAAGGAAGGTAACCTCTCGGGAGCCAGGGAGCCAGAATATGGGGAAGTAGTCTCCAGAGAAAGGATCTCAGAGGGCACTGGGAGGACCTGGGCAATAGAGGAGGCTGCCAGGGAAgaccaggaggaggaggtggatgAGAAGAGAAAGGCTGAGATGAGCATTTCCCCCAAACAGAGCCAGGCTCTAGGAACTGAGGGCGTGGAGGAAGCAGTGAAGGACCAGCTGGCAGGGAGGGAGTCTGCAGGAGGCCAGGggtcagagggggagggagaggggtttGAGGTCCAGGCAGATCGGGACGGGGAAGAGGCCGAGGGGAGGCAAGCCTTGGTGAACAGGACTGTTGCCTTTGGTCTGGAGGAGGTGGTGCAGGCAGAGAAGgccaaagaggagggagagagttgCTGGATCGCTGAGGCTGAGTTGCCCAAGAACAAAGTGGCAAACGAGGCTGAAGGCGATGCTGGCTTGGAGGCAACCCCGGAAGCCAGTCTTGAGAAGGAGTGCAGGGGGGAGAAGAGCGAGGGGGAGGCTCAGACAGGTGGAGAAGGGCTGGCGTTGGAGGGCAGTGGCCTTGAGCACGAGGTCACCGAAGGCCAGGACCCTGAGCTGATGGCCGCCCCCCAGACCCCAACAGAGCAGCCTGAGGAAGGactgggggaagaggaagagcccCGGGGCATTCCAGCCCTGAacaaagaggagacagaaaggagCCCGGAGGAATACCCCAGAAACCTGGGATATGGAAAGCCTGGTGCCTCTGGGACTGAAGCCCAGAGGAGGGACTTGGAGGGAGGGGATTCCcacaaagaaaaagcagatgctgaagagggggaggaggaggctgtaGGAAGCCAGGCATCAGAGGAGGCCGAGGAGGCCGAGGAGGCCGAGGAGGCCGAGGGAGGCCAAGAGTCTGCGCTCCCAGATGtccaggaggcaggtggggagtGGAACAAAGCTGAGGAAGCAGGGtgtggagcagaggagggagaggcccGCGGAGCACAGAGCCAGGAGCCGGGTGGTGGAAGGTTCAgcgcaggggcaggggcaggtcgGGCACTGGGGGAGTCAGATGCCCGAGACACCGAGGATGAGGAGGCAGAGGCCACGGTGCCCTGCAGGGCAGACACGACATCCAGCGGAgtctgggggctggaggaggcgGCTCTGAGCCTCCAGGACAGGGAGGACACAGGGGTCAGTTCTTCGGCCGCTGAGATAGCGGGGGACAAGGCCGATGGGAGGGCTGCTGCACCTGGGAGAGGGCCcaaaagagaggctggggaagcttGGGAATCAGAAGGGAGGCgggaggctggaggaggaaaGGAGCTGGTGGAGGCTGCGTGGGAAAAAACCCGAGGGGGGCCAGAGTTTGGCCTGGAGGGCTCAGCAGACATGGAGGTAAATAGCAGAGGGGGCCCAGAAGAGGCTTTTGAGGCCGGAGACGGTGAGCCCAGGGGAGAGTGCGCAGAGGTCAGGGAATCTGCAGCGGCAGAGGGAGGCTGTGGGATGGACGGCTTTACCTGGGGTTCCCAGGTGGCGAGGGCAGAGGGCGCCACGGCCACGGTAGAGGCCGAGGGGCTCCCAGGAGGGCAGACGCCGCCGCGGGAACAGGAGGCTGCGGGATGGCAGTTAAAGGAGCAGGGGCAAGGCGGTGAGGGGCAGCGTGGGGACCTCCACCCtgagaaagaggcacagaggcCCCTTGACGTGGAGGGTGTTGAGGTGACTGAAGACCAGAGGGCAGAGGCCGAGGAGATTGTTCCAGAAGGCCCGGAGGACATCCAGGGCCAGGAGGACCAGTCAACATACCAGGAGCCTGGGCCACGTGGGGAGACGGCAGCAAGTACCGGAGGGGATGCTCACGGCAGCTGGAGTGAG GCCCTGCTTCCTGGGTCTCGCCTGGACGTCTCTGTCTCGAGGAGCCGTGTACTCCTGTCTCGAAGCTCCTCCCAGCGTCGCTCCCGGCCCTCTTTCCGACGGACCCCGGCCCCTGAGCGGCAGGAGGagcctcccagccccccacctgAGGAAGAGCCGTCAGCCCCCGAGCAGAGACTTCTCCGGCCAGAGGAACCCCCGGAGGCAAGCCCCCCAAGGCCTGAAGGGACCCCACCGCCAGCCAGGAGAAGGCCCCTGGGACACGG GTTTGGCCTTGCCCACCCCGGCATGATGCAGGAACTGCAGGCCCGACTGGGCCGGCCCAAACCCCAGTGA